Genomic window (Syngnathus typhle isolate RoL2023-S1 ecotype Sweden linkage group LG4, RoL_Styp_1.0, whole genome shotgun sequence):
TCCTCTGAGGCTGAAGAGAAACACACCAAAGATCTGGAAAATCTTGGTGCACAGGTGACCCAACTTGAAAAACAGGTGAACACTAATACTATTGTAAATGTCTTCCTGTAACACTATTTCGGTCGGCTTGGCTCTAATCATTCGATCTGTTCAGGTCAAAGAATTGCAAACGCAGCTGAAGAAGGAAATTGCCCGAGCGGAGCACGCCGAGAAGAACATCGCTCAGCTGCACGACGAGCAGCGAGTAGCATCCGACCTGACGCgctccaaagagcagctcattGAACTCGGCCAAGACGCAATACGACAGCTGAGGGAGAGCCTTGCTCAGGCTACTGCGGAGCAGGAAGAGAGAAATTTAAGGTGAGGTCAAGAAGTTTCGCTTGCATCCTGTTGAGGTAGAGTGTAGACTATGGAAATTTGAAAAACGCCCAACATTTTAGGACACAATTATGTCTGCATTGTAACATACATGCATTGTTGCTCATTGCACACAGGTTGTCAGAGGAGAAAGCTGCTCTGATGCGACAATGTGAGGAAAGCATCGCAGTGAAGACGGAGGAGACGACACAAATCAAGCTCCAGTTGGAGGAAACTCAGCAAGAGCTCCTACTCACCAAAAATCAGGTGCGCTTTGCAATGAAGGAATTAGTGTCTTGATTTGTACAACGCTTCATTTTCCCCTTCATTTCACCTCCGCGTGTTTCAGATCAACTCAATGGATCAGTTGCTGAAGACCCAAGAGCAATTTGGAGCAGAGCTgcagaaaaaaagcaagaagaTGTCCGAGCGCGAGGAAGAACACAAAAGGATGGATGTGGAAAATACGCAAAAGCTGCAACAGCTGGAGGCGGAGCTCCGGGGGGTGTACGATCAAGCGGCGGAGAAGGAAAGGCTCCTCGGAGAAGACCGGGCTCGACTCTTGTCTCTGCAGAAACAAAATGAAGACTTGGACAATGATCTCCAAGGGAGGTTGAAAGAAATACAGGTAAAGTTCAATCACACGTTGGACGAAAAAATGATCTTAGGAATGGTTTGTATGTTAATGAGATTCTTCTTTCTCCTCTAAAGCTCCTGAAAGATAGACACAGTGAGAAAGTAAACGAGCTTCAGGAGCAAATATCATCTTTAGAGGAGACATTTTCCTCAAGCAAAGATGCAGTTGAGAAACTCCCATTGCTGAAAAGTGAACTTGAGTTGGTCAACCGCTCTCACGCCGAGCTCAAAAATCACCTGGAAAAAGACGTTTCAGAGCTCACGCAAAAGTTGAGCCAGCTGTCTGAGAGTAAAGCATTGGAAGCTCAAAGCTTCCTCGGCAAGGAAAAGAGTCTCGGAGAAAAGTGTGAAGCCGCGGAGAAAGCCCTGAATGCCACCAAAGCTGAGTTGTGTAACATCCAAACTGAAGTGAAGGCTATGAAGGCAACTCTGTCTGCAGCCTCGCAAGGCTTGGAAGAAAGAGACGCCAGCATCAAGGGTCtgaaggagaagctgaacagTGCAGAAGTTGAACATGCCAAGACTACCGAGCTCCTGAAAGAGAAGACGATTGTCATGAACAAAATTAAGGTTTGCTTTGGCGCAATTAACACTGGCTCGATCGATCAGTAATCTTAACATTTGTGCTCAAGTGACATGTTGCCTTTTAAACAAATGGATGtcgtgtaatttaaaaaacaaaaataattcattttgaTAGTTAACAAATTGCTTTAACTTTTAATTTAAATCATCCTATGTGTTTACCAAAATTAAATTATAAAATATGTATGTGAATGTTTATTTCAGATGAGTTTACAATAAATTAAATTCAAAACTAACCAGGTAATTGGCAAAACTTAATGAATAAATTAACCATAGTTTTCACATTGAGTTGAACAAAACAAGAATATCTTCAAGTAGGGATGTTTGATACCACTTTTTTTCAGATTGATGCCAGTACCACTTTATGAGCTTGTATTTTGGCCACCTCCGGTCTAATCTATTTAGTTTAtagtaaagattttttttatatatgttgTATATTTGTTTTGCAAACAGGTCCAGTTGGAGATGCTTCAGATGGATCTGGAAGACAATGAGACAACTGTCAACTCTTATGAAAGTCAAATTGAGACACTAAAGGAGACCATTCAGTCACTGGAGACGGAGCGAGCTCATAACCAAAGTCACATTTCTGACATGGTGGTCCAACTAGAGGATAGCCTAGCCCAGGTAGACACCAaatcattttctcatttgaGATGATCCATACTTCTTGCAGCAACTGGTTAACAAAACTTTGGGAACAAAAtgctcattgtaaaaaaaattgtcttttaGGTCTCAGTTTTGGAAACACGGTTGGAGGAGGTCCAGTCTCAAAACTCCATGTTGGAGTCCAAGTATGTGACCGCCAGAGAGGAACTGACAGAGAGGAGTTGTGAAATAACACGCCTGGAGGAAGACGCTGTCAAATACACTCAGTTGGAAGATGAAGTCGCGGCTTTGACGGCTCAAGTTGCTACTCTCAACCAGATCATTAAAGACAAGGAAGATGACTCAGAGTCACATCAGGAGAAAACCAACCTCGAGGCAACCCTGAAGCAGTTAGTAAATGCCAAAGATCAATTACAGACTGATTTAAATGAGGTGAATGTTCAGAAGCAGCAGTTGGAAACAAATCTGGACGCGTTACATGAGGAGAACAAACACCTGCAGACCAGCGTGATGGTTTTAACTGAAGACAAGCAGCAAGCGGAAACACTGACACAACAATTGACCGCGCAGAAAGAAAACACCGAAACAACACTGAGGCAACTCACCGAAGAGAAATCCCAGCTCCTCTCCACTCTTGATCTTCTCTGTGAGCAAAAAACTCAGCTCGAGGCCCAACTCGGCGAGCTGGCAAACAAGCTGACTCAAGCAGCGGAGGAGAAACTTCAGTTGCAATCCAGTGAAGCCCAGCTGATGGAGGAGAAGCAGCGAGCCCAAGCAACCATCGAGCTGCGTGATAACGAGGTGACTTCTATGCAAGAAGAAAAGGAACGGATCCAAAAACTTCTCCAGGAGTCTGAACAGGAGTGTTGCAGGATGAAGGACCATCTTGAAATGACAGAAAAGAGGATGGAGGAGGAGAACGCATCCAGGTATGGTTATTATCTGTGTTTAGGCTCTTCTGTTAGATAACCATTGCGCCTCGATTGTGTCTCAGGAACCGGCAGTTTGAAACGGACCAGGCTGAACTGCATCAGACGTTGTCATGCTTACAACAAGAGCTGAGCGTGTTCAAGCACCAGTATGACGTGTTGCTGGAGCAGGTGGCCCAGCAAAACCACCTTATCCAGACACTCTCACAAACGCAGGGCCAACAGAGACCTGAAGAAAAGTTGAGCTCCATCGAGTCTGAAGAGGCAGACATCAACGGTGAGTTGAAATAGAGAATGTCAGAAGGGGATTTTTATTTGAACCCTAGCGACGCCACATTGAGACTGACTTAACTTAATTCCAGCAAGCCATGTTCATGCTGAATCCACTAAGGAACCAGCAGTAGACTCCTTGGCAATAAATGAGCCCGACTTGGAGGAACTCTCATTCCAACCTGATGAGGTCCCCAGGTATGGTGACTTTTAATGTAAACTACTCATAAACACGCAACAATTAGGAGAAATAAAGCTATTCTCTTTTGAATCTCGTAGTGAAGCAGAACCCGCCCTCAAACCGGACGTGATCGAACCAGAGACGATCGAGGAACTTCCGGAAGAAGACAGAGATGATTGCATGGAAGATGGACAGGAAATGCAGAGAAGTGAAAAGAAACTATTTGATCAGGTATAAAAGAATTGTTTTGATTGAGTTGTCCTCTGACCAGTTTGTTACAGGATTTGATTTAGTGGctggcttttattttattttttaaacccaCTTGCAGGATCACGAGGAGAGCACTCCCTGCGGTGTCCTCGAACAAGAAGCTGTTCCATTACACTCCATCGGTGAGAGATTAAATACATAAATTTGCAAGCAAAACAGATATACTCAAAAGTCAAAGAACTTGTGTGTTGATATTCCGTCGAGCAGAGACGAAGCCCGTGCAGTTAGAAGAGGATCGCGAAAAACTCTCAAAGCTGGACGAGGACGTCTATGCCCTGCTTTCCAAAATTGACCTGCTCAACTCTGACCTTGCACTGAGAAAGGAGTTGACCTCAGACCTCCAAAAGCATGTCCAAACCTTGGAGCAGAAAGTTGATGCGGCAGAAGAAGCGACGCGTTGTGTGGCAAATAAGTTGAACAAAGTTTTGAAGGAGAAGGATAGCCTCTCTGATCAGGTGGGTTATTGTTGGTCTAGGAATGTCATTTATTAAATTGACATGTCAATTCTGCGTTTGAATTTAGTTGTCCCAGCTGTCAGAAGATAGAGAAAACTTAACCCTGCAGCTCCAAACTGCTAAGTGCCAGCTAACTGACGTTATGGAGATGATGGAGGGACTCGAAATGGCCAAAGGTAAAAATATATAGATGAAATTGTGTGCCAGTGAGTTACATGCTAATCTATTTTGTTACGCAGGCGGGTGGGACGAGAAGTTCCTCCAGCAGGAAAGCGAGCTGAAGAGGGTTCGCTCGGAGAAAGCCAATCTGGAGCAGCACATCCTGGGCATGGAGTGTGAGCTGGAGGCCCTGCAGGAGGAGCGCAGCAAGCTGGGAGATGAGCTGGAAACTCAAAGGAGGACCTGCTCAGGCTTGGAGCAGCAAATCGAAACATTCTCCTCTGAGGTGGGAGCTCATTCGCGTGCCAAACACTAGGGACACCAACGCCGCAGAGGCATCTAATATAATTGGGTGGCTTGTTTAACTTGTCCTTTTCTTCTCAAGACAATCCATCTGAGATCTGAGCTGGTTTCCTGCTCTGAAGAACGAGACGAGCTGAGTCAGGCTGCGAGCCAGTTGCGAGAGAAAATTCACGGGCTGGAGAAGACCAACTGTGACACCAGGTCCTTAATTTCCATCCTGGAGGAGGACATCAGAGCAGGAAAGAGGGCGAATGAAGCCCTGCAAAGCAGCGTAGAcaaaatgaagacagagaagcaGCAGGTGCAAAAATAACTTTTGTTTTCGGAATAAGCTCGTCCAAATCATAAAGAATAcacaatgaaaatatttttgttgttgtctcaaGCTGTCGGAGCAGATAAATGTTTTGGAGGAAGCCATGTCTCGGCAGACGGGGGAGAAGGAACAGTTGATTGGGCAGCTTGACAAGATTAAGGAAGATCGCACGGGTGCCAGTCTCAACACGGAGACCATGTTCAGCAAAATCCAGGTGAATAAGATGAGTGATGAAGGAGGGGCAATCGACATAAGCTTTGAAAATGTTACTATCATCTGTTTCTCTGCCAAGGCTCTGGAAGGAGAAGTGCAACAGCTGACGCAGTCTTTGGAGTCTTCTCTCCTGGAAAAGGGAGAAATCGCCTCTCGACTGAATTCCACACAGGACGAAGTCCAGCAGATGCGGAGCGGCATAGAAAAGCTCCGCGTCCGCATCGAATCTGAcgagaggaagaagaagcaCGTGAGCGAACTTCTCAAAGGTAACTTGGGCGTCATTTTTTTGCAGCGTGGTCAGTTTCTTAGTGGCCTGACCAGGACTTTGCCTGTTTGCAGCCGCTCAGAGGAAGTCTGACTCACTGCAAGACCGCATTGATGCTCTGGAGCGAGAGAAGGAGGATGCAGAGCAAGACCTTGAGGAAGCGGTCCTTCAGGTATTCCCCAATATTTATATCGCTAACAACTGTATAAGACAGAATGTTGTAAGGCTTAACTGTGACTTGCAATACAGGCTGAGACCATGAAAGCCGAGCTGGAGGAGCAAAGGATAAAGGTATGCAAATGTGGCTGCTTGATAagatttttgtgtgcgtgtacatgttttgtttgtttgttttaaacctgaattcatgttttgtttgaccCCAGGTGGACGAAGAGAAGGAAGATCTCAAAGAGGAGCTCTCGAAGCTTTCTGCCACTCTGGACAACCTGAGGTCTGAGAAGGAGCAACTGGAGCGAGTTCTGCAGATGAAAAACGCAGAGCTTGAGGAGCTGAAGGCTGCTAAGGAGGAATTAGAGCAAGGGCTGGAGAGGGCACAGATGGATCGGAGAGAAGAGGAGGAAAGGCAGAGGTGCCGGGTGGAGGAGTTGGAGCGGGGGTCGAGGGAGGAAGCTGAGAAGCTGACGAGGCGGGCCGACGATCTCCGAGTTCAGCTCGAAGCGGCTCATCAGCGAGAGTTGTCTTTTGAAGACAAGAGCGCAGAAATGGAGAAGGAGCAAGAGAGATTGAAGCATCACCTGGAGGAGGTGGAGGCTGAGAAACAACATCTgcaggaggagctggagaagtGGAAGATGAATGGTGAGGAGTGGGAAAGGCAGAAAAACAATCTGATGACTCGCATTGAGGATTTGGAAGAAGACCTTGTCAAGGCCAAAGAGGGAGATGATAAGGAACAGCTAAAAGGAGAAAATAGACTACTGCTAGAAGAAAAAGAGAGACTAGAGCAGGAGAACAAGATGCTCCATTCTAGCGAGGAGGAGAACATTGCACTGAAGCAGGAGAGAGACAGAGTGGAGGAGGACAGAAACAAGCTGGAGGGGGAAACAAAGACGCTTCAAGCAGCCTTGTCACTGATGGAAGATGAGGTGAAGAGTTCGTCTTTGGCTCTTTCTGCACTggaacaagacaaacaaaaagctgAAGACGACAAGGTGAAACTGTCAGAGGAGCAGCAGAAGCTTCAGTCCACGGTTTCCTGCCTTGAAGAGAAGCTGGAAACGCAGCAGCTGTCCACCTCGAAGCTCAACGAGCAGGTACGCACACCTCCATTTTCAgtataaaatatttgaaatgatacaaaatgaataaatgtgcGTTTATACAAACAGCAAACATTGGTGGTTTCAATTCCCTCCTCAGTCCGCGTAACTCTTTATTTGCCTCCAGGTGTCCGAGCTGTCGTCTGTCGTCGCTCGTGTGACCAAAGAGCGAGACGCCACGCGCAGCAAGTTGAACCTTTGGATGAAGACTTGCAAACAGCTGGAGCAAGAGAAGATGCTCCTACTGAGCAGCTCAGGTTTGTTGACTCGACACCGCTCACAGGGGAGACTCAATGAATCTGGGTTTATTCCAAAGCCACCTGTGATATTTAAAATCCATAAAACTAAATGAGAACTCATTCATCCCTTCCACTTcttaataaatgtattttaaaaacaacaaaaaatggcaaaaatccTGAACAGAATTGATAAGTGCAGTGTGCTGTGATCTCCTGTAGATGGCACTAATGCCCAAGGTATGAAATACGTGGACACCTGCTAAACCCATTTTCGACCGCGTAAACGTTTGCCACAAACTGCGGATTTCCGTGATGCCATATtccagaataaaataaataatccaaTCCATTTTTAACTCGGACCTGCTCTTTTTCCACCAGATGGAGCGTGCAAAGAAGCAGCACAGGTGGAAAATAAGCAACTGCAAATTCAAACTGAGGAGAGGAAGAAGGAGGTAGAGGAGCTGAAGTCGTCCCTTAAGGAGGCAAAAGCAGAGTGTGAGGAAAAAAGCAGAGAGGTGGAGGAGCTCAAGGCGACCCTGGACGCACGCAGCAGAGATCTGGAGGAGGTCAAAGGTGAACTCAAAGAAGTCAACCAGGTCGTGGAGGAGAAAACGCAGGAGGCGGACGACACCATGGACAAATACTGCAACTCGTTGCTGGAGGTGCGCAAACTGGAAGAGGCCAACGATGCGCTGACGACAAGGCTGGAGTATTTGTTAGCGAGCAAAGACAACATCAGCCGCTCCGGCACCGCCGACGGCCGCAGACGCTCAGCGAGGTCCTCTACCAAACACCTGGATGACAAATCGGAGAACACAGATCCTGCGACTCCACAGAGGTCACCGCGGGGCTCCTCTTCCGGCAAGAGGGCTCATAAACACATGAGCGATAAGGACAGCGCCCAGGAGGCTCTCCACAACCTCACCAAGAAGATCAGAGCTAACGCCTCGACCACGCCACCAAAACCGAGTACTCAACAGGACGATGAGTTCAGGCCTGAGGGGCTTCCAGAGCTGGTGCAGAGAGGTTTGAATGCCCTGCGTCTTTCATCATCATGCTGTGCAACATCTAGACGTAGTGGAGtcaagatttgtttttgttaggCTTTGCTGACATCCCACTGGGTGAGGCCAGCCCCTTCATCATGAGGAGAACCACCGCAAAACGATGCAGCCCTCGCCTGGCTGCCAGGCAGACGTTGGATGGCAAGGTAAGCACCAACACACAAACTGGATGTACTTGTTATTCTTCATGTTGTTTCACTTGTCACCTCCAGTTACTGCTGCCTCCTTCCTCGACTGACAAGTGCGAGGAAACGGTCACTCCTCGTTCGCAAGAGTCACCAGAGGAAGGAGACAATTGTCATGTTCAGTAAACGCAACTCAAAACACAGCACTGAGGTTTAGATGGACGGTACGTTTTTACCGGAATTACGCTGCACTCCTTTTAGTCGTTTCTGTCAATCCCAACATGTCTTTATTTAACTTTTTAGTGTTTTAGTAAAAGATGAAAAGCAGGGACAAATAAAAAGCCTTTTTGCAACATAAGACAGTAAGACAGCTTCTCTAGTTAGTATGCACCActttcatttttctgtattttgctATAGGtgatgaaaatgaaaagcaTGCCGTATTACAACATATTAGTAATAGCCAACATAAGTCTTCAAACACATTCCTCAGGTGTGTAAATCAATTTCACGTTACCTATTCTTGTGCTGTATATATTTCTCTGTCCACTCAGCCGTAAATTGTGTATTCCATGAGCTAGTCTTGTCCTCACGGCAGCTATCTTTTCTTATCCTTTTTATGTGCTTAGACCGCTTGACTTTTTATTGCTACCTGGTGGTAAGTTTTGAATGTGTTTCTCTAATCACAGATTTACTTTGTAGAATATTTGAACTCAAACGCTTTTTACGTAGGAGATGCTTCTTGTTAACATGCGAGGTTAACTAGTGAGTATGAGCTCACTAGTCATTGTAAATAACTTTTTAATCCCCCACTAAACTTGTTTAAACAACCTGATAGCGTGTATGGTTTGTTTTGAACACACCTTTTCTCCAAAatcaagttgtttttttaaatatatttttagcatGACTAATTatgaattcattttatttttagattttgTTATTACTTTGTTGTGCACCCAGTTAGGAGACGCAAAAAATGGTCAACTGCTATGCCTCCCTTGTCTCAAATAAGCATAAGCGTTACATCAGATGTtaactacaaaaaaatatatatatatgaatttaTTTCAAAATTTGACTGAGAATCTTTGAAGGCTAAAAGAAAGCTTGCAGCTTTTAAGACCGACAACCCGTTCACCTTCAAGCAATCAAGATTTCAACTGTGGTTGACTTCACTCCTCTACATCTTCATCGTCTGCCGaaattggaaaaaaaggctAACAAGCATAAACAGTAGAAAATCTATTTAAGTGCAAATAATTGGTTACTGCACCTACCACTTGAATCGTTTGGACTTTGAACGGGGAGGAAATGCTCAAAATAAGCCTAATTATCGACGTGTGTTAGTTAAAGACATTTCGTGTTTCTTTTAACGTGGGTGGAGCTTTATGATGCAGTCAGATGGCTTCTGGTCAATAGCCATCGATCTCTACTTATAGACATTAAGGTTATCGATGTGTCAGCTGAGGTCATCGTGATTCGTGACCTCTTGACCTCTTTAAGCCGATGATGGCAGCATTCCGTTCAAGCAGTTGAAAGCACCTGAGAGCAATGAATTGCCAGTTATGGGAACGGAGAGAGAAGGATGAGCCAGTCGCACACACCTCCGAGTGGATAATGTTGATGCCAGTACCAACTGTGGCCCAGCACACGGGAAAAGCAGGGCTGTGTTATGACTGGCGCCGGCTGTCAAACGTGTTTGTGtaggagtgtgtgcgtgtgtccgcAGGCTGGACGGACAGAGCTCCAGACCGTCCCCCCTCTGAAGCCTATGCATGAATTGAGCCATTCTCTGTCCGGCAAGGCTGTATAAGCAGCAGCCAGTGTCAGGAAGTGACACCGGACCGCAGAGAGAACACTTGATCTCCTGCTAGAACATTTGATTTGCCTTAAAACAACACTGTCGCAACATTACTGGATGAGCACGAACCCTGTTTGCCCAACTgaatcttttgttttcttttctacaATTGTTGGAGCGATTCTGCTGTATGAATATGAATACACTTCTTCTGTCAGCTTATACTCCATTCCAGACAAAATGGGAAGTCTGAGTTTTCCCCCGACCTCTGACCAGGACAAGTGCACTGCAATTGTACTCAAACATGGAGGGTCATCTTACCAagccagaaaaataaaaacaaatctacTTGGACGCCACTTGACAAATGCGTCCCACAAACCAGTTAAAGGTAAATTTCGTACAGTATTTTCATCTATCTTTATTCAATCAATTAAGTTATTCAACATAAATTCACATAACACTTGTGACTTGTACTGCATGCTTGCATGAGAATGCTGTTATTCCGACAGATAAATTGCTTTCTATCAATATGGAAAATTATAATGTCACGTTTGCTGGAGgtcaaaatgtgttttgagTGAGCAAATCGGCCATCTTTGTTCTTTATATTCACCTGGAACGCTTTGAGGTTGCAACTGGCACAATGCGAGTTGGTCAAATTTGATTTCCACCCTTCCTGGAATGTACCGTTAGGTCCTTGTCACTAAGGTGGCGTCAAAGCACTACTTGTATGTCACCGAGTTTAGACTTCGCACAAAAAGCAGccaatattttaatttttgttagtttttttggttttgtttttaataatggAAAATAGTTTTCAAAAGAAACGCTTGAGTATCCAATAGACACGTTTTAGTGGTAGTTAATTTTTGGATCTTTACTTGTGGCTCAAATGACCCTAACAtgcttaaaaaaacatttttgtcaaaCTGCCCCACTGATGACCAAGTCTCAAGAGATGATCTGCATGTCGACCTTAACATTATTAACTCGTATTGACTTGGAGAGGGGCTCATGGCTGCAAACAATTACACATGCCGCAATTGAGCCATTCTTCCTTATTGGACTGCAGGCTTTCTCCTTTCTTCTTTTGAGCAATAGTAAAGAGCAGACTCTGCATTTAGTGAACCTAGAATAAGAAAAGGCTCATAAAAGAAAGTCCGTACAAGCCTCTGGATGTTTTACATCATTTGATTTCTGTAGTTATCTTTGCAATCATTTACTCTGCCTGAGGGATTGTCAAAAGCTAGTTTTGGAAGGACCAAAGGATGAATGCAGTCATCTTGCAAGGATTTAAATATCACTGCTTACTCTGGAAGGAATATGAACTGCAGCTTCGTTTGAATTCATTCAAAGTGAAGTTTAAAATGATAACTTAAAAAGTCTCTTGCTTGTTCAACTGGAAAGTATTGACTGTGTTCTTGCTATCCTGGACGAAATCATATTAAACTAATGAAATCTTGTTAGATAAAGTTTAATGACTGAAATAAATGATGACACAGCAAACATGGACAGAGGTGAACTTGAATATATTttctacttttaaaaaaattatatttttactCTAAAAGACATTCATGTGGCAGTAGTAGAAATATGTCTTAAAAAAACATGCAGTGTAGAAAAAACGCGCAAAATTCATGAAATATTCCGAAAACGCGTATTGGGCACATGtggcaaaaaaagcaaaaaaaacttcAACATTGGTTTCATTTTTATACAGCAACAGAAgctatcttaaaaaaaaaagtgtaagaaaaaatgaaatgcaCCAACTAGCATGTTAGTACcccactaataataataattcaataaaCTATACTTTTTAAATATCCTTAACCATTCATAAAACTTGAGTTTTCATTCAGATTCTTTCTTGACGTACGTATGTATCGGTCCAGagataaaacataaataaaaatatcactTTTCACTTTTGGCCATGTGCACAAGTGTGAGTGTCTATTTTAGCACCATAGTCCGTCAGAACTCAGTGTACAGAGGAGTATTAGGGGAAAATAGAATTCAGAAACACTTTGTATATATTTCTGCCTTGAATAAGTATTCAAGGATGAAAACAGTTTGTGTGAAGTAGATAATCTAAAGATGCAATTTGGCACGTTTTTATGAATCTGAAAATAACAATTTTGATGTGAACAGTCTTGaggttaaaaaaatcaaataaaattagtCTATATTATTACATGCAAAGAAAGTCACAAAAAAGGCAAAACATAATATGAGCGTCAACATTTGTCAGTTAAATTTCCAACTTCCAGACTTTTTGATTGTTTAGTTGGGCCCTAATACTCCTTGGTACAGTTGTAAACAAAATCAACCATAAACATAACAAGCCTTTTTGTTTCTTCCACATATGAGGCGTACTTGAGTGCAGCAGTAAAATGGGATGGACTGCATAGCGCCGCAAACTGTAGCCTGTCGTTACGTGCTAATgctgtaaaaataaaagtgcatttttaactgcaggtggaggaggaagaggcctCCCGGTTGTGTCTTTGAGCAGTAGTAGGACAGTGGCTCAGGATCATTTAAGTCAGTGGAAGGGAAGTCAAGACAAAGTATGAACATTTGTGGGTCAAATGCTTTcacgctttttttcccccccgacaACTGAGGtaaaaaattacatttcaaaAGTAGAAAAGAAATATAATGAAAAGGATTTACGCAAACACTGCATAATTCCCGTACGTCGTCCTAATGTGACAAAGTTGAAGTAGAAGCGTTTGAAGTTGATTATCATCTAGTACATTTCGACATTCACGTGGCAATGTATTTCATTTTCCATATTCACATATATTAAAAAGTCCGTCTGTTAGTATATGCTTTAGAGTTCTTGATGGACCATGTTCAGGACTATCCCAAAAGTATTCCAAGTCTAGGAAGCATTTCTCTCAAGTCAACACGCCCTTGTTAGGATATCAGAGCTCAGGCCTCAATCCACTTTCTAACATCCAagttatttgtaaaaaaaagagtttgctaATATCAAGTCAAGCAGTTCTGGGTCTGATGGATGGAAGGTTGATTTTTGGGGAGAAAAAAGAACTTGTAAGGTGTTCCTGGAACTGAAAAGTTTGAGGGCCCCTGTTCTAATCAAGGAAAaattaaatgagaaaaaaaaagtattaataGCTTGAACCTCTTATTTTAACAGGCTTTCCCCATTCACTGTAATGAAGAGCAGAAAAGCTGTGAGGCTCA
Coding sequences:
- the cenpf gene encoding centromere protein F translates to MSWAVEEWKDGLPGKALQKIQEMEVQLDKLKKERTQKQFQVDSLEAALQKQKQKVDSERNEASVLKRENQSLVESCDSVEKARQKVLHDLGVKEQQVRYLEGQLNTCRNTIERLEQELKKYKNELDRSQPAGSCSMSSSSDLQAFVTPQRSFSTPVSSYRPQDNKLEDLQEKYNHEVEERKKLENELNVLQVKLLNQSSASVTHKDIAARQAGSSIFPWQQQDRAHVRQSQEIAETPLKRRGTSLWDAHEETPIKSSQRMSCPRTAAASPGGSHQMEQLKILNQELRGRVSELERSMSSHEREISSQASKLQDLQVQLTQARKDLTERDRDLAKTSHELRQSTDRHQQLEVKCSTVEQKLKQVTEEMSCQRHNAESCRRVLEQKVKDQERDSQKELAQLQRSHQTLEQQLEQTRTKLTQEIQQSKKDNNILQTDLEKMCSQRSQLEREVEEQKQKLLRSQQSLQASQSKEEDLRKKLEEHQREKNSTSVQLDQSNRQLSQLEEEKKTLEQTLKRTQGLLDDLKAKCESQKEELKRLQCKLEQQSQASTLELENLRKTLSDAETKNEWAQKEMQKQKQAEEQLANKLTEAVKEGQELKKSLGASHDECKQLTQKHQALLDWKNEKDALVNHAEATQKELADKIDLLDQSLSSQKEANEELKKQLRSAEEEQAKLSAHIDGLKGELLIKSTELEEREHQYKQLQTKSSEAEEKHTKDLENLGAQVTQLEKQVKELQTQLKKEIARAEHAEKNIAQLHDEQRVASDLTRSKEQLIELGQDAIRQLRESLAQATAEQEERNLRLSEEKAALMRQCEESIAVKTEETTQIKLQLEETQQELLLTKNQINSMDQLLKTQEQFGAELQKKSKKMSEREEEHKRMDVENTQKLQQLEAELRGVYDQAAEKERLLGEDRARLLSLQKQNEDLDNDLQGRLKEIQLLKDRHSEKVNELQEQISSLEETFSSSKDAVEKLPLLKSELELVNRSHAELKNHLEKDVSELTQKLSQLSESKALEAQSFLGKEKSLGEKCEAAEKALNATKAELCNIQTEVKAMKATLSAASQGLEERDASIKGLKEKLNSAEVEHAKTTELLKEKTIVMNKIKVQLEMLQMDLEDNETTVNSYESQIETLKETIQSLETERAHNQSHISDMVVQLEDSLAQVSVLETRLEEVQSQNSMLESKYVTAREELTERSCEITRLEEDAVKYTQLEDEVAALTAQVATLNQIIKDKEDDSESHQEKTNLEATLKQLVNAKDQLQTDLNEVNVQKQQLETNLDALHEENKHLQTSVMVLTEDKQQAETLTQQLTAQKENTETTLRQLTEEKSQLLSTLDLLCEQKTQLEAQLGELANKLTQAAEEKLQLQSSEAQLMEEKQRAQATIELRDNEVTSMQEEKERIQKLLQESEQECCRMKDHLEMTEKRMEEENASRNRQFETDQAELHQTLSCLQQELSVFKHQYDVLLEQVAQQNHLIQTLSQTQGQQRPEEKLSSIESEEADINASHVHAESTKEPAVDSLAINEPDLEELSFQPDEVPSEAEPALKPDVIEPETIEELPEEDRDDCMEDGQEMQRSEKKLFDQDHEESTPCGVLEQEAVPLHSIETKPVQLEEDREKLSKLDEDVYALLSKIDLLNSDLALRKELTSDLQKHVQTLEQKVDAAEEATRCVANKLNKVLKEKDSLSDQLSQLSEDRENLTLQLQTAKCQLTDVMEMMEGLEMAKGGWDEKFLQQESELKRVRSEKANLEQHILGMECELEALQEERSKLGDELETQRRTCSGLEQQIETFSSETIHLRSELVSCSEERDELSQAASQLREKIHGLEKTNCDTRSLISILEEDIRAGKRANEALQSSVDKMKTEKQQLSEQINVLEEAMSRQTGEKEQLIGQLDKIKEDRTGASLNTETMFSKIQALEGEVQQLTQSLESSLLEKGEIASRLNSTQDEVQQMRSGIEKLRVRIESDERKKKHVSELLKAAQRKSDSLQDRIDALEREKEDAEQDLEEAVLQAETMKAELEEQRIKVDEEKEDLKEELSKLSATLDNLRSEKEQLERVLQMKNAELEELKAAKEELEQGLERAQMDRREEEERQRCRVEELERGSREEAEKLTRRADDLRVQLEAAHQRELSFEDKSAEMEKEQERLKHHLEEVEAEKQHLQEELEKWKMNGEEWERQKNNLMTRIEDLEEDLVKAKEGDDKEQLKGENRLLLEEKERLEQENKMLHSSEEENIALKQERDRVEEDRNKLEGETKTLQAALSLMEDEVKSSSLALSALEQDKQKAEDDKVKLSEEQQKLQSTVSCLEEKLETQQLSTSKLNEQVSELSSVVARVTKERDATRSKLNLWMKTCKQLEQEKMLLLSSSDGACKEAAQVENKQLQIQTEERKKEVEELKSSLKEAKAECEEKSREVEELKATLDARSRDLEEVKGELKEVNQVVEEKTQEADDTMDKYCNSLLEVRKLEEANDALTTRLEYLLASKDNISRSGTADGRRRSARSSTKHLDDKSENTDPATPQRSPRGSSSGKRAHKHMSDKDSAQEALHNLTKKIRANASTTPPKPSTQQDDEFRPEGLPELVQRGFADIPLGEASPFIMRRTTAKRCSPRLAARQTLDGKLLLPPSSTDKCEETVTPRSQESPEEGDNCHVQ